The proteins below are encoded in one region of Scleropages formosus chromosome 19, fSclFor1.1, whole genome shotgun sequence:
- the mylk4b gene encoding myosin light chain kinase family member 4, with translation MSKVNESEVASTQMKCAQEGRVQRQHSQSPQPTWVSRLKPICSHSSSLRLGKLDFFRHLERVETMRCFWELKQVHPEGDPQLKDHKAKDGKEIACLSLKSQKTQKKKPPDTTDTISLKKKALLYEEVQKLNQQNAEAGSRTDGDGDLLDFILDVPVARTQENELSASALQVEEDKGLKAIWPLESVGVEEEEEVSTESEEVEKVVIGDRMDKQKDCGPMKKALPEAKVAEKEVEPLFLESGNKSSTREAVTGSQQHFTGQVKGKEEQKRNGVEERCMKAESTVSGHTQAVKDIIENKHEDEKRDDKQLKQEYIIDCSPPPPAPFDHRIVSAMHNKISNFYTINREEILGEGRFGQVHKCTENSSGLTLAAKIIKARSQKEKEVVKNEIQVMNQLNHGNLIQLYAAYESKNDIILVMEYVDGGELFDRIIDESYNLTELDTVLFIKQISEGLRYMHQMYILHLDLKPENILCVSRATYKIKIIDFGLARRYKPRERLRVNFGTPEFLAPEVINYEFVSFPTDMWSLGVISYMLVSGLSPFLGEDDNETLNNILACQWSFEEEEFADISEEAKDFISRLLVKSKSWRMSAAEALKHPFLSDCELHYRLREKKNKCRSSHSHHTKS, from the exons ATGAGCAAAGTGAATGAGTCAGAGGTTGCCTCTACCCAAATGAAATGTGCCCAAGAGGGGAGAGTCCAGAGACAGCACTCCCAAAGCCCTCAACCCACCTGGGTGTCCAGGCTCAAGCCCATCTGCAGTCACTCCAGCAGCCTGCGCCTGGGGAAACTGGACTTCTTCAGACACTTGGAGAGAGTGGAGACCATGAGGTGTTTCTGGGAACTGAAGCAGGTGCATCCAGAGGGAGATCCACAG CTGAAAGACCACAAAGCCAAGGATGGGAAGGAGATAGCCTGTTTAAGCCTTAAGAGTCAGAAGACACAAAAGAAGAAGCCACCGGATACAACAG ACACCATCTCCCTGAAGAAAAAGGCCCTGCTCTATGAGGAGGTTCAGAAGCTCAATCAGCAGAATGCCGAGGCTGGAAGCCGGACAGATGGTGATGGTGACTTACTGGACTTCATCTTGGATGTACCCGTGGCCAGAACACAAGAGAATGAACTGTCAGCCTCAGCATTGCAGGTGGAGGAGGACAAGGGCTTGAAAGCAATATGGCCGCTGGAGAGTGTTGGggtggaagaggaagaggaggtcTCTACGGAGTCGGAGGAAGTAGAGAAGGTGGTAATAGGAGACAGAATGGACAAGCAAAAGGATTGTGGTCCTATGAAAAAAGCACTGCCAGAGGCCAAGGTAGCTGAGAAAGAAGTGGAACCTCTTTTTCTAGAGAG TGGCAACAAAAGCAGTACTAGAGAGGCTGTCACTGGCAGCCAGCAACACTTCACTGGACAAGTCAAAGGGAAGGAGGAGCAGAAGAGGAACGGGGTGGAAGAGCGGTGCATGAAGGCAGAATCCACAGTTTCAGGCCACACCCAGGCTGTCAAGGACATCATTGAGAACAAGCATGAAGATGAAAAGAGAGATGATAAACAGCTGAAGCAGGAGTACATCATAG ACTGCAGTCCGCCACCACCTGCCCCCTTCGATCACCGCATCGTGTCAGCCATGCACAATAAAATCTCCAACTTCTACACAATCAACAGAGAGGAGATCCTGGGAGA GGGTCGTTTTGGTCAAGTTCACAAATGTACTGAAAACTCTTCTGGGCTCACCTTGGCTGCTAAGATTATCAAAGCAAGGAGTCAGAAAGAGAAG GAGGTGGTGAAGAACGAGATCCAGGTAATGAACCAGCTTAATCACGGCAATCTGATCCAGCTCTACGCGGCCTACGAGTCTAAAAATGACATCATCCTCGTCATGGAGTA TGTAGATGGCGGTGAGTTGTTTGACAGGATCATCGATGAGAGCTACAACCTGACTGAACTGGATACAGTACTCTTCATCAAACAGATCAGTGAGGGCTTACGGTACATGCACCAGATGTACATTCTGCACCTGGACCTGAAG CCTGAGAACATTTTATGTGTCAGCAGAGCTACCTACAAGATAAAGATCATTGACTTTGGGCTGGCCAGAAG GTACAAGCCCAGGGAGAGACTACGAGTGAATTTTGGCACGCCAGAATTCCTGGCTCCAGAGGTGATCAACTATGAGTTTGTCTCATTCCCCACAGACATGTGGAGCCTGGGAGTTATTTCCTACATGTT GGTTAGTGGATTGTCACCCTTCCTCGGCGAGGATGACAACGAGACTTTGAACAACATTCTTGCGTGCCAGTGGAGTTTTGAGGAAGAGGAGTTTGCAGACATCTCTGAAGAGGCCAAAGATTTCATCTCCAGGCTCCTTGTCAAGAGCAAGAG CTGGAGGATGAGTGCCGCAGAGGCCCTGAAGCATCCCTTCCTGTCGGACTGCGAACTCCATTACCGCTTGCGGGAGAAG AAAAACAAGTGTCGTTCTTCCCACTCCCATCATACGAAAAGTTAG